Below is a genomic region from Helicobacter pylori.
TTTTGGGAATGTGATCAGTAAAATCGGCTACCCTTTTGGCGTAGTGCTTGGTTTTGTGATCACAGCGAGCGGGTGCGCGTTGTTTTATCCGGCGGCGCATTTTGGCTCTTATGGGTTTTTCTTGGGGGCGTTGTTTATTTTAGCGAGCGGGATTGTATGCTTACAAACCGCCGGTAATCCCTTTGTAACCCTGCTTTCTAAAGGTAAAGAAGCCAGAAACCTGGTTTTAGTCCAGGCGTTCAATTCGCTTGGCACGACTTTAGGGCCTATTTTTGGGAGCTTGTTGATTTTTAGCACGACTAAAATGGGCGATAATGCAAGTTTGATAGATAAATTAGCGGACGCTAAAAGCGTTCAAATGCCTTATTTGGGCTTGGCGGTGTTTTCGCTTCTTTTAGCGCTCATCATGTATCTTTTGAAATTGCCTGATGTGGAAAAAGAAATGCCCAAAGAGACGACGCAAAAAAGCCTGTTTTCGCACAAACACTTTGTTTTTGGGGCTTTAGGGATCTTTTTCTATGTGGGGGGAGAAGTTGCGATTGGATCGTTCTTGGTGCTAAGCTTTGAAAAGCTTTTGAATTTAGACCCTCAATCAAGCGCGCATTACTTGGTGTATTATTGGGGAGGCGCGATGGTGGGCCGTTTCTTGGGCAGTGTGTTGATGAATAAAATTGCGCCTAATAAATACTTGGCTTTCAACGCTTTAAGTTCTATTGTTCTCATTGCTTTAGCCATTGTTATTGGAGGCAAGATCGCTTTATTCGCTCTGACTTTTGTGGGCTTTTTCAACTCTATCATGTTCCCCACAATCTTTTCTTTGGCTACGCTCAATTTAGGGCATCTCACTTCTAAGGCTTCTGGGGTGATTAGCATGGCGATTGTGGGAGGGGCGTTAATCCCCCCCATTCAAGGCGCGGTTACAGACATGCTAACAGCAACCGAGTCAAATCTGCTCTACGCTTATGGTGTGCCGTTGTTATGCTATTTTTATATCCTCTTCTTTGCGCTTAAAGGGTATAAGCAAGAAGAAAACTCCTAAAAAAGGGGGGGGTTTCTCTTTTATTTTCTTTCTTTTAGCTTGTTTTAAAAAAATTTAAAAATACTAAATCAAATAAGGTTTTATAGCGCGTTTGAAATCAAAAGGCATGCAAATGAGAAAAACCTCCTAACCACAAAAGATTAAGAGATTTTAAGAATGAAGCAAAAAATAAAGACTAGTAAATGGGTTTAGCGCCTTTGAATTTATATTCCGTAAGAAACCCGGTGCCATCAAAATTACCCACCAAAGAGATCTTTGCAATATCGCCCACTTGGCAATCGGTTTCTAAGATAAGATAAGGCACTTCATCTTTACCGATTAAGGTGATCACTCGGCCCTTTTTTTCACGACTTTGCTTGGGAAATTCTTTAGAATCAAGGCCTGTGGTATTATCGCCGGTTTGGAGCATTCTAAAAGCATAGCACATGCCATCATTGATTTGAGCGCTATAAATCTTGCCTTTTTTAACTTCTTTTTTAACCCCCGGTTTAAGCGCGATGCGTATTTCTGAGTGGATTTCAGCTTCTTGCATTTTGCCTTTATAATCCCGCACCTGCACCTTATGCACGCCATTAGGGTCTCCCTTTTTAAGCAGAGAATCTTCATAGCTGAATTTTTGAATGTCTAAATCCCCATCAACAAAACTCCTAGCATCAAGCTGAACGCTCAAAAGCCCTAGCAACCCAATTAATGAAAATTTCAAACAACGCTTATAAAAATGATTCATCAACAAATCCTTTCAATGTAAAATCAAACAAATATACCTCAAAATTAAAAACAAAAAGATCACAAAACCGCTCATTTAGCAATCAAAACACGCTCTGTCAAGAAATCAAAGCCTAAAGAAATCATTCAAAAATAATTTCTTCCGGTTTGATTTCATCGCCATAAACAGGCTCTAAAGTTTCCTTGTAAGCTTCTTTTAAGAAGTCGCTAGAAATGAGGGAATCCATTTCGTTATCCAACCATTCTAAAAGCTTAGGGTTACCTTTTTTAATCGCTGGAGCGATCACATCCTTATCGCCAAGGCTTGTAATGCCTAATTTAAACTCAGGGTGTTGTTTCGCCCAAGCGAGCAATAAAGTGTTATCATGGGCTAGAGCGGTAGCCTTATTATTTAAAAGGGCTAAAAAAGTCTCTGTGTTTTGTTCAAATTTCAAAAGTTTGATATTGGGGTAATTTTTAGTGAAATAAAAATCCGCTATCGTGCCTTTATTCACAATCAACTCTTTATCCTTCAACTCTTCTATATTTTTAATGACCCCATCTTTAGAAATCACCCCCAAAGCGACTTTCATATACGGCTTAGCGAAATCCACGACTTTTTCTCTTTCTTTAGTGCGCGTGAAATTAGCCATGATAATATCCACTTTATTGGCTTTTAAAAATTCCACCCTAGCTGAAGCTTCTACAGGAATGAACTCAATCTTATTTTCATCGCCCAATAAATCAAGGGCCATGCGTTTAGCAATGACGACATCATAGCCTTGATATTGTCCCTTAGAATCCACAGATCCAAAAGGAGGCTTATCGCTAAAAACCCCCACTTTTAAAACCCCTCTTTGCTTAATGACTTCTAAAGCGTCCTTTTTTTCTTTATGGCTATCAGAACATGCGTTAAAGACTAAAGCGATTAAAACTAAAAACAGCCCCCATACCTTAAAAAGCCCGTTCGTTTTCATAAAAACACCTTTTTTTGAAATTAAAATCATCTTTTTAGCAAACTTTATTTAACAGCTCCCTAAAAAATGGAAAGTTTCTAAAAATTTTTGTGCTCTTTGAGATTTAGGGTGGTTAAAAAATTCTTTAGCGCTGTTTTCTTCAGCGATCTTACCGCTATCAAAAAACACGATTTTATGAGCGATTTTTTGCGCGAATTTCATTTCATGCGTTACAATCACCATGCTCATGCCCGTTGTGGCCAATTCTAAAATCACTTCTAAAACTTCTTTAACCATTTCAGGGTCTAAAGAGGCGGTTACTTCATCAAAGAGCATGATTTTTGGCCGCATGCACAAAGAACGCACGATCGCTACTCGCTGCTTTTGCCCGCCGCTCAATTCTTTAGGATAAGCTTGTTGTTTATGCTCCAAACCCACTCGCTTTAAAAGCTCTACGGCTTGAGAAATAACCTCATCTTTGGATCGTTTTTGCACTTTTAAGGGGGCGAGTAAGATATTATCTAACACATTTAAATGCGGGAACAATTCATAATTTTGAAACACCATGCCTATTTTTTGGCGCATTTGATTCCAGTTAGTGGCTGGTGTATTAAGGTTAGTGTTTTCAAAAAGGATTTCACCTCCATCAATCTTTTCAAGCCCGTTCAAACATTTTAAAAAAGTGCTTTTCCCGCACCCGCTAGGCCCTAAAATCACTGCCACTTCACCCTTGTTTAAAGTGAAATTGATGCCGTCTAAAACCAAATGGTTTTGATAGGTTTTTTTTAACCCTTTGGTTTCTAAAATCACGCTCATTTTACCCTCTAATGTATTGGAATTTTTTTTCTAAATAGGAACTAT
It encodes:
- a CDS encoding sugar MFS transporter, which codes for MQKTSNTLALGSLTALFFLMGFITVLNDILIPHLKPIFDLTYFEASLIQFCFFGAYFIMGGVFGNVISKIGYPFGVVLGFVITASGCALFYPAAHFGSYGFFLGALFILASGIVCLQTAGNPFVTLLSKGKEARNLVLVQAFNSLGTTLGPIFGSLLIFSTTKMGDNASLIDKLADAKSVQMPYLGLAVFSLLLALIMYLLKLPDVEKEMPKETTQKSLFSHKHFVFGALGIFFYVGGEVAIGSFLVLSFEKLLNLDPQSSAHYLVYYWGGAMVGRFLGSVLMNKIAPNKYLAFNALSSIVLIALAIVIGGKIALFALTFVGFFNSIMFPTIFSLATLNLGHLTSKASGVISMAIVGGALIPPIQGAVTDMLTATESNLLYAYGVPLLCYFYILFFALKGYKQEENS
- a CDS encoding transporter substrate-binding domain-containing protein, producing the protein MKTNGLFKVWGLFLVLIALVFNACSDSHKEKKDALEVIKQRGVLKVGVFSDKPPFGSVDSKGQYQGYDVVIAKRMALDLLGDENKIEFIPVEASARVEFLKANKVDIIMANFTRTKEREKVVDFAKPYMKVALGVISKDGVIKNIEELKDKELIVNKGTIADFYFTKNYPNIKLLKFEQNTETFLALLNNKATALAHDNTLLLAWAKQHPEFKLGITSLGDKDVIAPAIKKGNPKLLEWLDNEMDSLISSDFLKEAYKETLEPVYGDEIKPEEIIFE
- a CDS encoding amino acid ABC transporter ATP-binding protein; the encoded protein is MSVILETKGLKKTYQNHLVLDGINFTLNKGEVAVILGPSGCGKSTFLKCLNGLEKIDGGEILFENTNLNTPATNWNQMRQKIGMVFQNYELFPHLNVLDNILLAPLKVQKRSKDEVISQAVELLKRVGLEHKQQAYPKELSGGQKQRVAIVRSLCMRPKIMLFDEVTASLDPEMVKEVLEVILELATTGMSMVIVTHEMKFAQKIAHKIVFFDSGKIAEENSAKEFFNHPKSQRAQKFLETFHFLGSC